In Leptodesmis sichuanensis A121, the following are encoded in one genomic region:
- a CDS encoding YlxR family protein encodes MEPNYRRCIACRKIAHKREFWRIVRVHPSQQVQINQGSGRSAYICPQEDCLKTAQKKNRLGRSLRCAVPDSIYRELWERLQRRTSDSES; translated from the coding sequence ATGGAACCCAATTACCGCCGTTGTATTGCTTGCCGCAAGATCGCTCATAAACGAGAGTTTTGGCGGATTGTTCGGGTTCATCCCTCACAACAAGTTCAGATAAATCAGGGGAGCGGTCGGTCTGCCTATATCTGTCCTCAGGAGGATTGTCTCAAAACTGCTCAGAAGAAAAATCGGTTGGGGCGATCGCTCAGATGTGCTGTACCCGATTCAATTTATAGGGAACTGTGGGAACGCCTACAAAGACGTACATCTGACTCCGAGAGTTAG